TACGGAATAGGAAATTATAAGTTAGCAATAAAATCACTTAAAAATTCTGAAAAGTTAATCCAAAAAAATAATATTTTATTTAATCATGATGACTTTTTTATAACTAAATCTAATTTGTTTTCTGATTTGGGTGTAAACTATGAAGCTTTATTTAAAAATGATACAAGTAAAGTGAATAGGAAATTTTTAGATTCGGCTATGTTTTTTTACAAAAAGGCGATTCCTTATTCTAAGCACGCTTTATCTAATAAAATTAAAGTTCAAAACAACATTGCACTGCTTTATACAGAATTAAATAAAATAGATAGTGCTATAAATATATATCAAAATGTTTTAGTTGAAAGTAAAGATAATAATTTAAAAGAAGAGCTTTACATTGCCTCCTATAATTTAGGATATTCTTATTTCGTGGCTAAAAAGTATGAAAAGTCTTTGGTTTATTTTAATAAAGTAGATTCTCTATATAATATTGATAATTCTAGGCCTGATGAATATACTAATTCCAAATATTATCAATCTAAAATTTATGAAATTAAAAAGGATTACGATAAAGCAATTCAATATGCTTCTATCTATCTCAAAAATTTTGAGAAAAATGAGCTGAAGTTAGTAGAAGAAAAACAAAAAATTAGCATTATTCAAAACAATTTGGGTTTAAAAAATGAAATGCAGCAATTACATGATAAGTATATCACTCAAGTTGTTTTAAGGAAATTAGGTTTGTATTTATTATTAATCACTATTGCTTTGTTAATCTTTTTTGTCGTACGAGGTTATAAACTTAGGAAAACCGAGGAAGCCAAGTTTAATGACATTATGGACCAATATAAAAAGTTAGATAACAAAATTGTAAGTGATTCTAATGTTGAGTTTGAAGCGAGTATTGAAAATCTACAAAATAGTAGTGCTTCATTAAATTTAGACGTAGAGAAAGAGATTCAATTATTAAATAAATTAAAAGAACTTGAAGAAAAAGAA
This portion of the Flavobacterium sp. CECT 9288 genome encodes:
- a CDS encoding helix-turn-helix domain-containing protein: MSFFTGSKKQQMKTYFLYLISFFSFFYLPLQAQKVFEINQYTHFQDEIRRLASSYPDSALIVAKRLEKSIDFEQKIFAKGSIAFLNQIKGDTVRSNQEINEAIRLSAKIPNSEKKYRTLAYLNNYMGVIDRLRGKLSSALLKLNKGLEFSKKANDIIQVVKMEMNIAGINYGIGNYKLAIKSLKNSEKLIQKNNILFNHDDFFITKSNLFSDLGVNYEALFKNDTSKVNRKFLDSAMFFYKKAIPYSKHALSNKIKVQNNIALLYTELNKIDSAINIYQNVLVESKDNNLKEELYIASYNLGYSYFVAKKYEKSLVYFNKVDSLYNIDNSRPDEYTNSKYYQSKIYEIKKDYDKAIQYASIYLKNFEKNELKLVEEKQKISIIQNNLGLKNEMQQLHDKYITQVVLRKLGLYLLLITIALLIFFVVRGYKLRKTEEAKFNDIMDQYKKLDNKIVSDSNVEFEASIENLQNSSASLNLDVEKEIQLLNKLKELEEKEVFLNQDFTLQFVAKKIKTNTTYLSYVVNKNFQKTFSEYANELKVNYVVAQMIKNSLYRKYSTQAIAESVGYKNATSFARTFNKKTGLSPVQFAQKLDKLDVNDN